Proteins co-encoded in one Corylus avellana chromosome ca9, CavTom2PMs-1.0 genomic window:
- the LOC132192320 gene encoding putative pentatricopeptide repeat-containing protein At3g13770, mitochondrial, whose amino-acid sequence MLRKINCFFHHPKHVSFSSISNPCTRQLTLSSFPPSSPDLKSLSSNGKLREALLEMALQGHEMVFDGYNTLLNECVNQRAIRGGQRVQAHMIKTCYFPPVYLRTRLIVLYTKCQSLGDARKVLEEMPERNVVSWTALITAYCQRGFSSEALNLFVQMLRSGTEPNEFTFATVLTSCMGSNGLNLGRQVHCFIIKTGFESYIYVGSSLLDMYAKAGRIHEARRVFENLPERDVVSCTAIISGYAQLGLDEEALELFRRLQIEGMSSNYVTYASVLTALSGLAALDHGKQVHSHVLRSELPSYVVLQNSLIDMYSKCGSLTYSRRIFDSMPERTAISWNAMLVAYSKHGMGREVVELFELMRDENKVKPDSVTILAVLSGCSHGGLEEKGLDVFYEMKNGKIGVEPEIEHYGCVVDLLGRAGKLEEAFKFIEEMPFEPTAAIWGSLLGACSVHSNVEMGESVGRQLLEIEPENSGNYVILSNLYASAGRWEDVRTLRKLMKEKAVKKEPGRSWIELDQMLHTFHASDRSHPRREEAFAKVRELSVKFKEAGYVPDLSCVLYDVDEEQKEKLLLGHSEKLALAFGLIATAKGMPVRIIKNLRICVDCHNFAKFVSKINGREVTLRDKKRFHKIIGGICSCGDYW is encoded by the exons ATGCTTCGGAAAATCAATTGCTTTTTCCATCATCCCAAACATGTCtcattttcttccatctctAACCCATGTACCCGCCAACTTACCCTTTCCTCCTTCCCGCCGAGCTCACCAGATTTGAAATCTCTGTCTTCCAACGGTAAACTAAGAGAAGCCCTTCTAGAGATGGCCCTTCAAGGCCATGAAATGGTGTTCGACGGCTACAACACGCTCTTAAACGAGTGCGTGAATCAAAGAGCCATCAGAGGAGGCCAAAGGGTCCAGGCCCACATGATCAAAACCTGCTATTTCCCTCCTGTATACCTCAGGACCAGGTTGATTGTACTATATACCAAGTGTCAGTCTTTGGGTGATGCGCGGAAAGTGCTCGAAGAAATGCCTGAACGGAATGTGGTGTCGTGGACAGCCTTGATTACGGCTTATTGTCAGAGGGGTTTTTCCTCCGAGGCCTTGAATCTCTTTGTACAGATGTTGAGATCAG GTACAGAGCCTAATGAGTTCACATTCGCTACTGTGCTTACTTCTTGTATGGGTTCAAATGGGCTTAACCTGGGAAGGCAAGTCCATTGTTTCATAATCAAGACAGGTTTTgaatcctatatatatgttggaaGCTCACTTCTTGACATGTATGCCAAAGCTGGTAGAATTCATGAAGCTCGCAGAGTTTTTGAAAACTTGCCGGAAAGGGATGTTGTTTCTTGTACTGCTATAATCTCAGGCTATGCCCAACTTGGGCTTGATGAAGAGGCACTCGAGCTATTCCGTAGGTTGCAGATAGAAGGAATGAGTTCAAATTATGTCACTTATGCCAGTGTTTTAACTGCATTATCTGGGCTTGCTGCTTTAGATCATGGCAAGCAAGTTCACAGCCATGTCCTTCGTTCTGAACTGCCCTCATATGTGGTTCTTCAGAACTCTTTGATTGATATGTACTCAAAATGTGGAAGTCTTACCTACTCAAGAAGGATCTTTGATAGTATGCCTGAGAGAACTGCTATCTCATGGAATGCAATGCTCGTGGCATATAGCAAGCATGGGATGGGAAGAGAGGTGGTTGAGCTTTTCGAATTGATGAGAGATGAAAATAAAGTCAAACCTGACAGTGTCACTATCTTGGCTGTTTTATCAGGTTGTAGCCATGGAGGGTTGGAAGAAAAGGGGCTGGATGTTTTCTATGAGATGAAAAATGGGAAAATTGGGGTTGAGCCAGAGATTGAGCATTATGGATGTGTTGTTGATTTGCTAGGGCGTGCAGGGAAATTAGAAGAGGCTTTTAAATTTATAGAAGAGATGCCTTTTGAGCCAACGGCTGCTATATGGGGTTCTCTTTTAGGTGCTTGTAGTGTTCACTCGAATGTTGAGATGGGTGAGTCTGTGGGCCGTCAGCTCTTAGAAATTGAGCCTGAAAATTCTGGGAATTATGTTATTCTTTCCAATTTATATGCTTCTGCTGGGAGATGGGAAGATGTAAGAACTTTAAGGAAGTTGATGAAGGAGAAGGCTGTCAAAAAGGAGCCAGGAAGAAGCTGGATTGAGCTTGATCAAATGCTTCATACTTTTCATGCAAGTGATCGATCCCATCCCAGAAGAGAAGAGGCATTTGCGAAGGTGAGGGAGTTATCAGTCAAGTTTAAGGAAGCTGGTTATGTTCCTGATTTGAGTTGTGTTTTATATGATGTTGATGAGGAGCAGAAGGAAAAGTTACTCCTTGGCCACAGTGAAAAACTGGCTTTGGCTTTTGGTCTGATTGCTACAGCTAAAGGAATGCCAGTTCGCATCATTAAAAACCTCAGGATATGTGTTGATTGCCATAATTTTGCAAAATTTGTCTCAAAGATTAATGGGAGAGAAGTGACTTTGAGGGACAAAAAGCGGTTTCATAAAATCATTGGAGGGATTTGTTCTTGTGGAGATTACTGGTGA
- the LOC132191805 gene encoding transcription factor bHLH48-like, with amino-acid sequence MDPHPGIVAGSNSNRSQPDENGFEFLQFREEIQRLMTVPPENASSFTALLELPTTQAMELLHSQSVDGAPAPLSGDPLHRIDDDRKPFLTSVSGNLTFPSNKALIERAAKLSVFAAGEHSPETSSVPSNSSANLEKVKSEPAETDSNPDSSSQPLVSDPTTENKTQRSTKRKEREKKGKGSSKKSKSESSQDAEKLPYVHVRARRGQATDSHSLAERARREKINARMKLLQELVPGCSKISGTALVLDEIINHVQSLQRQVEFLSMRLAAVNPRIDFNLDSLFATEGGSLVDSNFPGMVSPLVWSEIPFDGNRQHYQQQWHFDALHQPLWGREEDNHTFITPENSLLSYDSANSASLHSNQVKMEL; translated from the exons ATGGATCCACATCCAGGAATTGTAGCCGGATCCAACTCCAACCGGTCCCAACCCGACGAAAACGGATTCGAATTCCTCCAATTTCGCGAGGAAATCCAGCGGCTCATGACCGTACCGCCGGAAAACGCGAGCTCCTTCACCGCACTTCTCGAGCTCCCGACGACCCAGGCCATGGAGCTCCTCCACTCGCAATCTGTCGACGGAGCTCCGGCGCCGCTCTCCGGCGACCCCCTCCACCGAATCGACGACGACCGCAAACCCTTCCTCACCTCCGTCAGCGGCAATCTCACCTTCCCTTCGAACAAAGCCCTAATCGAACGCGCCGCCAAGTTGTCGGTCTTCGCCGCCGGTGAGCACTCGCCGGAGACGAGCTCGGTGCCGTCAAATTCGAGCGCGAACTTGGAGAAGGTGAAGAGCGAGCCCGCCGAGACCGACTCGAACCCCGACTCGTCGTCCCAGCCGTTGGTTTCCGATCCAACTACGGAGAACAAGACCCAGAGGTCAACGAAGCGGAAGGAGCGCGAGAAGAAG GGCAAAGGGTCCTCGAAGAAGAGCAAGAGCGAAAGCTCTCAAGACGCCGAGAAGCTTCCTTACGTACACGTCCGAGCTCGTCGCGGTCAAGCCACAGACAGCCATAGCTTAGCAGAGCGA GCGAGGAGAGAGAAGATTAATGCTCGGATGAAGCTGCTTCAGGAGCTGGTCCCCGGCTGCAGCAAG ATTTCTGGTACAGCATTGGTTCTGGATGAAATTATCAACCATGTACAATCCCTACAACGTCAAGTTGAG TTCTTATCAATGAGACTTGCGGCAGTGAACCCGAGAATTGATTTCAACCTTGACAGTTTATTTGCTACAGAA GGTGGATCTTTAGTGGACAGTAATTTCCCCGGCATGGTTTCTCCTCTAGTATGGTCAGAAATCCCATTCGATGGAAACAGACAGCACTATCAACAGCAATGGCATTTTGATGCACTTCACCAACCCCTTTGGGGGAGGGAAGAAGACAACCATACTTTCATTACTCCAGAGAACTCACTTTTGAGTTATGACTCAGCAAATTCAG CGTCTCTGCACTCAAATCAGGTGAAGATGGAGCTGTGA
- the LOC132162585 gene encoding protein cornichon homolog 1 has protein sequence MGLILWTISFLIDLALMASTFYQIVILTDLESDYINIYDTASRINHIVVPEFIVQGVLCAIFLVTWHWFMFLITVPLTCYHVMLFLKRQHLFDVTEAFRFLSAEKKFRLIKLGFYLVVFAIVTGRLALSAFEYLADMDDAEHLF, from the exons ATGGGGCTGATATTGTGGACCATCAGTTTTCTCATCGACTTAGCTCTCATGGCATCCACCTTTTATCAG ATTGTGATCTTGACGGACTTGGAGTCTGACTACATAAACATTTACGACACAGCATCCCGCATAAATCACATTGTTGTCCCTGAGTTCATTGTGCAAGGAGTACTCTGCGCCATTTTCCTTGTGACGTGGCATTGGTTCATGTTTCTGATCACAGTTCCTCTTACTTGCTACCATGTGATGCT GTTTTTGAAACGGCAGCATCTTTTTGATGTCACCGAAGCATTCAGATTTCTTAGTGCTGAGAAGAAGTTTCGGTTGATCAAGCTTGGTTTCTACTTAGTGGTGTTCGCCATAGTCACTGGCAG GCTTGCATTATCTGCTTTTGAATATTTAGCTGATATGGATGATGCCGAGCATTTGTTTTAA
- the LOC132192357 gene encoding putative pentatricopeptide repeat-containing protein At3g13770, mitochondrial, with translation MLRKINCFFHHPKHVSFSSIFNPCTRQLTLSSFPPSSPDLKSLCSKGKLREALLEMALQGPEMVFDGYDTLLNECVNQRAIRGGQRVQAHMIKTCYLPPVYLGTRLIVLYAKCESLGDARKVLDEMPERNVVSWTALITAYCQRGYSSEALNLFEQMLRSGTEPNAFTFSTVLTSCRGSNGLNLGRQVHCFIIKTGFESFIYVGNSLLDMYAKAGRIHEAREVFENLPERDVVSCTAIISGYAQLGLDEEALELFRRLQIEGMSSSYITYASVLTALSGLAALDHGKQVHSHVLRSELPSYVVLQNSLIDMYSKCGSLTYSRRIFDSMPERTAISWNAMLVAYSKHGMVREVVELFELMRVENKVKPDRVTILAVLSGCSHGGLEEKGLDVFYEMENGKIGVEPEIEHYGCVVDLLGRAGKLEEAFNFIEEMPFEPTAAIWGLLLGACSIHSNVEMGESVGRRLLEIEPENSGNYVILSNLYASAGRWEDVRTLRKLMKEKAVKKEPGRSWIELDQMLHTFHASDRSHPRIEEVLTMVRELSVKFKEAGYVPDLSCVLYDVDEEQKEKLLLGHSEKLALAFGLIATAKGMPVRIIKNLRICVDCHNFAKFVSKINGREVTLRDKKRFHKIVGGICSCGDYW, from the exons ATGCTTCGGAAAATCAATTGCTTTTTCCATCATCCCAAACATGTCTCATTTTCTTCTATCTTTAACCCATGTACCCGCCAACTTACCCTTTCCTCCTTCCCGCCGAGCTCACCAGATTTGAAATCTCTGTGCTCCAAGGGTAAACTAAGAGAAGCCCTTCTAGAGATGGCCCTTCAAGGTCCTGAAATGGTGTTCGACGGCTACGACACGCTCTTAAACGAGTGCGTGAATCAAAGGGCCATCAGAGGAGGCCAAAGGGTCCAGGCCCACATGATCAAAACCTGTTATCTCCCTCCTGTTTACCTTGGGACCAGGCTGATTGTGTTATACGCTAAGTGTGAGTCTTTGGGTGATGCGCGGAAAGTGCTCGATGAAATGCCTGAACGGAACGTGGTGTCGTGGACAGCCTTGATTACGGCTTATTGTCAGAGGGGTTATTCCTCCGAGGCCTTGAATCTCTTTGAGCAGATGTTGAGATCAG GTACAGAGCCTAATGCGTTCACCTTCAGTACTGTGCTTACTTCTTGTAGAGGTTCAAATGGGCTTAACCTGGGAAGGCAAGTCCATTGTTTCATAATCAAGACAGGTTTTGAATCCTTTATATATGTTGGAAACTCACTTCTTGACATGTATGCCAAAGCTGGTAGAATTCATGAAGCTCGCGAAGTTTTTGAAAACTTGCCGGAAAGGGATGTTGTTTCTTGTACTGCTATAATCTCAGGCTATGCCCAACTTGGGCTTGATGAAGAGGCACTCGAGCTATTCCGTAGGTTGCAGATAGAAGGAATGAGCTCAAGTTATATCACTTATGCCAGTGTTTTAACTGCATTATCTGGGCTTGCTGCTTTAGATCATGGCAAGCAAGTTCACAGCCATGTCCTTCGTTCTGAACTGCCCTCATATGTGGTTCTTCAAAACTCTCTGATTGATATGTACTCAAAATGTGGAAGTCTTACCTACTCAAGAAGGATCTTTGATAGTATGCCTGAGAGAACTGCTATCTCATGGAATGCAATGCTCGTGGCATATAGCAAGCATGGGATGGTAAGAGAGGTGGTTGAGCTTTTCGAATTGATGAGAGTTGAAAATAAAGTCAAACCTGACCGTGTCACTATCTTGGCTGTTTTATCTGGTTGTAGCCATGGAGGGTTGGAAGAAAAGGGGCTGGATGTTTTCTATGAGATGGAAAATGGGAAAATTGGGGTTGAGCCAGAGATTGAGCATTATGGGTGTGTTGTTGATTTGCTAGGGCGTGCAGGGAAATTAGAAGAGGCTTTTAACTTTATAGAAGAGATGCCTTTTGAGCCAACGGCTGCTATATGGGGTTTGCTTTTAGGTGCTTGTAGTATCCACTCGAATGTTGAGATGGGCGAGTCTGTGGGCCGTCGGCTTTTAGAAATTGAGCCTGAAAATTCTGGGAATTATGTGATTCTCTCCAATTTATATGCTTCTGCTGGGAGATGGGAAGATGTAAGAACTTTAAGGAAGTTGATGAAGGAAAAGGCTGTCAAAAAGGAGCCAGGAAGAAGCTGGATTGAGCTTGATCAAATGCTTCATACTTTTCACGCAAGTGATCGATCCCATCCCAGAATAGAAGAGGTGCTTACGATGGTGAGGGAGTTATCAGTCAAGTTTAAGGAAGCTGGTTATGTTCCTGATTTGAGTTGTGTTTTATATGATGTTGATGAGGAGCAGAAGGAAAAGTTACTCCTCGGCCACAGTGAAAAACTGGCTTTGGCTTTTGGGCTGATTGCTACAGCTAAAGGAATGCCAGTTCGCATCATTAAAAACCTCAGGATATGTGTTGATTGCCATAATTTTGCAAAATTTGTCTCAAAGATTAATGGGAGGGAAGTGACTTTGAGGGACAAAAAGCGGTTTCATAAAATCGTTGGAGGGATTTGTTCTTGTGGAGATTACTGGTGA
- the LOC132192070 gene encoding uncharacterized protein LOC132192070: MKTKTFSKSFKTNQPQMATPLLLLLILSSFRPAQSHPATSPKFQLPLSTLPHPTTLSVRDFGAIGDGRHYDTKAIQSAIDTCTCSSASTPCRVTFPPGKYLTATIFLRSGVVLEVQDGATLLGGKRMEDYPWEAWRWYVVVAENASDVGITGGGVVDGQGLGFVKRFDEKKNVMVSWNRTGACLGDECRPRLVGFLGCTNVRVWNVTLREPAYWCLHIVRCENTYIHDVSIYGNFNTPNNDGMDIEDSNNTVITRCHIDTGDDAICPKTYTSPLHNLTATDCWIRTKSSAIKFGSASSFDFKGLVFDRITIVESHRGLALQIRDGGNVSDITFSNINISTRYYDPSWWGRAEPIYVTTCPRHKTSKEGSVSNLVFINITATSENGVFLSGSKHGLLSNLRFTNVNFTYRRWTNYADGLVDYRPGCQGLVHHSTAGIIMEHIEGLEVENVNMRWSDDRSRRWNNPLDFRPSTVNNISLYNFRSGLYRQ, translated from the exons ATGAAAACCAAAACtttttccaaatctttcaaGACCAACCAACCACAGATGGCCACCCCATTACTCCTCCTCCTGATCCTCTCCTCATTCCGCCCCGCCCAATCACACCCCGCCACCTCACCCAAATTCCAGCTCCCACTCTCCACTCTCCCACACCCAACCACCCTATCCGTCAGGGACTTCGGGGCCATCGGCGACGGGCGCCACTACGACACGAAGGCCATCCAATCGGCCATCGACACCTGCACCTGCTCCTCCGCCTCCACCCCGTGCCGCGTCACCTTCCCGCCCGGCAAGTACCTGACGGCCACGATCTTCCTGAGATCCGGCGTCGTTCTGGAAGTCCAAGACGGCGCCACGCTCCTGGGCGGCAAGAGAATGGAGGACTACCCTTGGGAGGCGTGGAGATGGTACGTGGTGGTGGCGGAGAACGCGAGCGACGTGGGGATCACGGGCGGCGGAGTGGTGGATGGCCAAGGGCTGGGGTTCGTGAAGAGGTTCGACGAGAAGAAGAACGTGATGGTCAGCTGGAACCGGACCGGGGCTTGTCTTGGGGACGAGTGCAGGCCCAGGCTGGTTGGCTTCCTTGGGTGCACCAACGTTAGGGTTTGGAACGTCACGCTCAGAGAGCCGGCCTATTGGTG CTTGCACATTGTAAGGTGTGAAAACACTTACATTCATGACGTTTCAATCTATGGGAACTTTAATACACCCAACAATGATGGGATGGATATAGAGGATTCAAATAATACAGTCATTACAAGGTGCCACATCGATACAGGAGATGATGCTATCTGTCCAAAGACATACACTTCCCCTCTTCATAACCTGACAGCCACCGACTGTTGGATTCGAACAAAATCTTCAGCAATCAAATTTGGTAGTGCTAGCTCGTTTGATTTCAAGGGTCTGGTTTTTGACAGAATCACAATTGTAGAGTCTCACAGAGGGCTGGCATTGCAGATACGTGATGGAG GAAATGTAAGCGACATTACCTtctcaaatataaatataagcaCAAGATACTATGATCCATCATGGTGGGGAAGAGCAGAGCCTATATATGTGACAACCTGCCCAAGACACAAGACTTCAAAGGAGGGTTCAGTCTCTAATCTAGTTTTCATCAACATCACTGCAACTTCTGAAAATGGTGTCTTCTTGTCGGGTTCTAAACATGGGCTACTAAGCAATCTGAGATTCACAAATGTGAACTTCACTTACAGAAGATGGACAAATTATGCTGATGGATTGGTAGATTACAGACCAGGATGCCAGGGGCTTGTTCATCACAGCACTGCTGGGATCATCATGGAACACATTGAAGGCTTGGAGGTCGAAAATGTTAACATGAGATGGTCCGATGACCGGTCACGGCGCTGGAATAATCCTCTTGATTTCAGGCCTTCGACTGTGAATAACATTTCTTTGTATAATTTTCGTTCAGGTTTGTATAGACAGTGA
- the LOC132192354 gene encoding uncharacterized protein LOC132192354, with the protein MPISSASSMLRQRLVGALRIRGGASTTGSSRWTSPGHEERPKGYLFNRTPLPPGQSRKWEDWELPCYITSFLTIVILGVGLNAKPDLTIETWAHQKALERLQLEASSSSGSSESE; encoded by the coding sequence ATGCCCATAAGCAGCGCCTCCAGCATGCTCCGCCAGCGCCTGGTGGGAGCCCTGCGTATCCGTGGCGGCGCATCCACCACAGGATCGAGCCGGTGGACGAGCCCGGGGCACGAGGAGCGGCCGAAGGGATACCTCTTCAACCGAACGCCACTGCCACCGGGCCAGTCGCGCAAGTGGGAGGACTGGGAGCTGCCCTGCTACATAACCAGCTTCCTCACCATCGTTATCCTCGGCGTCGGCCTCAACGCCAAGCCCGATCTCACCATCGAGACCTGGGCTCACCAGAAGGCCCTCGAGCGTCTCCAGCTCGAGGCCTCCTCCTCTTCCGGATCATCTGAATCCGAGTGA